Proteins encoded by one window of Massilia sp. NR 4-1:
- the cyoC gene encoding cytochrome o ubiquinol oxidase subunit III, with the protein MSNHNVTADGALGANPSSRFFVREHHPENGTLLGFWLYLMSDCLIFAVLFAAYAVLGRNYAGGPSGAELFDLKLVAVNTALLLLSSITYGFAMLEMQKKKLKPTMIWLGITGLLGIAFIYFELYEFMHLIHEGAGPQRSGFLTSFFALVGTHGLHVSFGIVWLVTLLFQLKKHGLTPENGRRLMCLSMFWHFLDVVWIGVFTFVYLMGVLP; encoded by the coding sequence ATGAGCAACCATAACGTTACTGCTGACGGCGCCCTGGGCGCCAACCCGAGCTCGCGCTTCTTTGTACGCGAGCACCACCCGGAGAACGGCACCCTGCTGGGCTTCTGGCTGTACCTGATGAGCGATTGCCTGATCTTCGCCGTGCTGTTCGCGGCGTACGCTGTGCTGGGCCGCAACTACGCGGGCGGCCCGTCCGGCGCCGAGCTGTTCGACCTGAAGCTGGTGGCGGTCAACACCGCGCTGCTGCTGCTGTCGTCCATCACCTATGGCTTCGCCATGCTGGAGATGCAGAAGAAGAAACTGAAGCCGACCATGATCTGGCTGGGCATTACCGGCCTGCTGGGCATCGCCTTCATCTACTTCGAGCTGTATGAGTTCATGCACCTGATCCATGAAGGCGCGGGTCCGCAGCGCAGCGGCTTCCTGACCTCCTTCTTCGCCCTGGTCGGCACCCACGGCCTGCACGTGAGCTTCGGCATCGTGTGGCTGGTGACCCTGCTGTTCCAGCTGAAAAAACACGGCCTGACGCCGGAAAACGGCCGCCGCCTGATGTGCCTGTCGATGTTCTGGCACTTCCTGGACGTGGTCTGGATCGGCGTCTTCACCTTTGTCTACCTGATGGGAGTTCTGCCATGA
- the cyoD gene encoding cytochrome o ubiquinol oxidase subunit IV → MSGHNHNEHDDHGHGHHGHDDHDHGSMRSYVTGFVLAVILTAIPFWLVMGNVFSSSSTAGLVLLGLAAVQVVVHMVYFLHMNAKSEGGWNMLAMIFTLVIVVIMLAGSIWVMYHMNHNMMPGMSPGVMHHDMP, encoded by the coding sequence ATGAGCGGCCACAATCACAACGAGCACGATGACCACGGCCATGGCCACCATGGTCACGACGATCATGACCACGGCAGCATGCGCAGCTATGTAACCGGCTTCGTGCTGGCCGTCATCCTGACCGCGATTCCATTCTGGCTGGTGATGGGCAATGTCTTCTCCAGCTCCAGCACGGCTGGCCTGGTGCTGCTCGGCCTGGCGGCCGTGCAGGTGGTGGTGCACATGGTTTACTTCCTGCACATGAACGCCAAGTCGGAAGGCGGCTGGAATATGCTGGCGATGATCTTCACCCTGGTCATCGTGGTCATCATGCTGGCCGGTTCGATCTGGGTCATGTACCATATGAACCACAACATGATGCCGGGCATGTCGCCTGGTGTGATGCACCACGACATGCCGTGA
- a CDS encoding SURF1 family protein has product MKKTPDPADRAVQQPGAAKAAPEAARRRSPGLRLFLIAMGSLLCAGFFALGTWQMQRLQWKLALIERVEERVHAAPVAAPAMGDWPRISAATDEYRHVRLNGVYLPGLTARVQASTVRGRGYWLLTPLCQDDGGIVLVNRGFVTEASQRGAPALAPRASASACAEARAQGQGASVSGLLRISEPKGGFLRQNDAGADRWYSRDVAAIAAARQLSPVAPYFVDADAVAGAPGDAPVGGLTVVSFQNNHLVYALTWYALALMVAGSCYWVVRDARAPRKHSGGA; this is encoded by the coding sequence ATGAAGAAAACGCCTGACCCGGCGGATCGCGCCGTGCAGCAACCGGGGGCCGCCAAGGCGGCGCCGGAAGCGGCACGGCGCCGTTCACCTGGCCTGCGCCTCTTCCTGATCGCGATGGGAAGCCTGCTTTGTGCAGGCTTTTTCGCTTTGGGGACGTGGCAAATGCAGCGCCTGCAATGGAAACTGGCCCTGATCGAGCGCGTGGAGGAGCGGGTACATGCCGCCCCTGTGGCGGCGCCCGCGATGGGCGACTGGCCGCGCATCAGCGCCGCCACCGACGAATACCGCCATGTGCGCCTGAACGGCGTGTATCTGCCCGGCCTGACGGCGCGCGTGCAGGCGTCGACGGTGCGCGGCCGCGGCTACTGGCTGCTGACGCCACTGTGCCAGGACGATGGCGGCATCGTATTGGTCAACCGCGGCTTCGTCACCGAGGCCAGCCAGCGCGGCGCGCCGGCCCTTGCCCCGCGCGCCAGCGCGAGCGCCTGCGCCGAGGCCCGCGCGCAAGGGCAGGGCGCCAGCGTGAGCGGCCTGCTGCGCATCAGCGAACCGAAAGGCGGCTTCCTGCGCCAGAACGACGCTGGCGCCGACCGCTGGTACTCGCGCGACGTGGCGGCGATCGCGGCGGCGCGCCAGCTGTCGCCAGTGGCCCCGTATTTCGTCGATGCCGACGCCGTGGCGGGCGCGCCCGGCGACGCTCCGGTTGGCGGTTTGACTGTCGTATCCTTCCAAAACAACCATTTGGTTTATGCTCTCACCTGGTATGCGCTGGCGCTGATGGTGGCCGGCTCCTGCTATTGGGTCGTCCGCGACGCGCGCGCACCGCGCAAGCACAGCGGCGGCGCTTGA
- a CDS encoding ATP-binding protein, whose amino-acid sequence MASVNHNQFTGGIGGAARAAAAIVSKITHAAGHKNMQQLIQLRWLAVFGQIVTISVATLVFDVQLPLPAMLSVLVCLIAFNIASTLRWQEYLAVSNAELLLALLVDVASLTAQLYLSGGTTNPFVFLYLLQVILGAVLLDKWATWLIVAVTAACLAGLAAFSTPLTLPLDHGRGIASLYVQGMLLCFLLDAALLVVFTSRIMQNLHTSAGKLADLRQRAAEEEHIVRMGLLASGAAHELGTPLATLAVILGDWRRMPEFSRNPDLLEEIALMQTQLQRCKSIVSGILLSAGETRGESSERTTINTFLSELAEEWRTSRPVKAFEFENHIEHDIGVVSDSTLKQMICNVLDNALEASPDWLRMQARVHGEMLELQVTDAGPGFAPAMLAQFGKPYQSSKGRPGGGLGLFLVVNVARMLGGAVTAGNRAEGGASVHLTLPLSAIALVEENINDN is encoded by the coding sequence ATGGCAAGTGTCAATCATAATCAGTTCACAGGCGGCATAGGCGGCGCGGCGCGGGCCGCCGCCGCCATCGTCAGCAAGATCACCCACGCCGCCGGCCACAAGAATATGCAGCAGCTGATCCAGCTGCGCTGGCTGGCGGTGTTCGGGCAGATTGTGACCATCTCCGTCGCCACCCTGGTGTTCGACGTGCAGCTGCCGCTGCCGGCCATGCTCAGCGTGCTGGTTTGCCTGATCGCCTTCAATATTGCCAGTACCTTGCGCTGGCAGGAATACCTGGCGGTCTCCAACGCCGAACTGCTGCTGGCCTTGCTGGTCGATGTGGCCAGCCTGACCGCGCAGCTCTACCTGAGCGGCGGTACCACCAATCCCTTTGTTTTCCTGTATCTGTTGCAGGTCATCCTGGGCGCCGTGCTGCTCGACAAATGGGCGACCTGGCTGATCGTCGCCGTCACGGCGGCCTGCCTGGCGGGATTGGCGGCTTTCTCCACGCCGCTGACGCTGCCGCTCGACCATGGGCGCGGCATTGCCAGCCTGTATGTGCAAGGCATGCTGCTGTGCTTCCTGCTCGACGCGGCGCTGCTGGTGGTCTTCACCAGCCGCATCATGCAGAACCTGCACACCAGTGCCGGCAAGCTGGCCGACCTGCGCCAGCGTGCCGCCGAAGAAGAGCATATCGTCCGTATGGGCCTGCTCGCTTCCGGCGCGGCGCACGAACTGGGCACGCCGCTGGCCACGCTGGCGGTGATCCTGGGCGACTGGCGGCGCATGCCCGAATTCAGCCGCAACCCCGATCTGCTGGAAGAGATCGCGCTGATGCAGACCCAGCTCCAGCGCTGCAAGTCGATTGTCAGCGGCATCCTGCTGTCGGCCGGCGAGACACGCGGCGAATCGTCCGAACGCACCACCATCAATACCTTCCTGTCCGAACTGGCCGAGGAATGGCGCACCAGCCGGCCGGTGAAAGCCTTCGAGTTCGAGAACCACATCGAACACGATATCGGCGTGGTTTCCGATTCCACCCTGAAGCAGATGATCTGCAATGTGCTCGACAACGCCCTGGAAGCCTCGCCCGACTGGCTGCGCATGCAGGCCCGCGTCCACGGCGAGATGCTGGAGCTGCAAGTAACGGACGCCGGCCCTGGTTTTGCGCCCGCGATGCTGGCACAATTCGGCAAGCCTTACCAGTCCAGCAAAGGGCGCCCTGGCGGCGGACTGGGATTGTTCCTGGTCGTGAACGTGGCGCGCATGCTGGGTGGCGCGGTCACGGCCGGCAATCGCGCCGAGGGCGGCGCCAGCGTGCACCTGACGCTGCCGCTGTCCGCCATCGCTTTAGTGGAAGAAAATATTAATGACAATTGA
- a CDS encoding response regulator transcription factor, whose protein sequence is MTIEEERVLLLVEDDAAFARTLGRSFERRGYKVLLAENVDEASGLLVDHTPGYAVVDLKLKGNSSGLACVQMLHQHDPEMLIVVLTGFASINTAVEAIKLGACQYLAKPSNTDDIEAAFGHVAGATEIEVSSRSTSIKTLEWEHIHAVLAETDFNISETARRLGMHRRTLARKLEKQRIK, encoded by the coding sequence ATGACAATTGAAGAAGAACGAGTCCTGCTGCTGGTAGAAGACGATGCAGCATTTGCCCGCACCCTGGGCCGCTCGTTCGAACGCCGCGGCTACAAGGTGCTGCTGGCGGAAAATGTGGACGAGGCCAGCGGCCTGCTGGTCGATCACACGCCGGGCTATGCCGTGGTCGATCTGAAATTGAAAGGCAATTCCTCTGGCTTGGCTTGCGTGCAGATGCTGCACCAGCACGATCCCGAGATGCTGATCGTGGTGCTGACCGGTTTCGCCAGCATCAACACGGCGGTGGAAGCGATCAAGCTGGGCGCCTGCCAGTATCTGGCCAAGCCCTCCAACACGGACGATATCGAAGCCGCTTTCGGCCACGTGGCCGGCGCCACCGAGATCGAAGTCAGCAGCCGTTCCACCTCGATCAAGACGCTGGAATGGGAGCATATCCACGCCGTGCTGGCCGAGACCGACTTCAACATTTCCGAAACGGCGCGCCGGCTCGGCATGCACCGCCGCACGCTGGCGCGCAAGCTGGAAAAGCAGCGGATCAAATAG
- a CDS encoding cupin domain-containing protein — protein sequence MPAITEFRQQHPAPEYDHPREDRRLAGNPKRTTWNHFTNGSGEVHAGVWACEQGSWRIAFADNKDEYFYVLEGRCRIIDEQGYAAEAGPGDALVIPAGFKGVFEVVEPVRKHYVIVDRMPAAAP from the coding sequence ATGCCTGCCATTACCGAATTCCGTCAGCAACACCCTGCGCCCGAATACGATCATCCGCGAGAAGACCGCAGGTTGGCGGGCAACCCAAAACGCACAACATGGAACCACTTCACCAACGGCAGCGGCGAAGTGCATGCGGGCGTCTGGGCCTGCGAGCAAGGCAGTTGGCGGATCGCCTTTGCCGACAACAAGGATGAATATTTTTACGTGCTGGAAGGCCGCTGCCGGATCATCGACGAGCAGGGATATGCGGCCGAAGCCGGGCCTGGGGACGCGCTGGTCATCCCGGCCGGCTTCAAAGGTGTGTTTGAGGTGGTGGAGCCGGTCCGCAAGCATTACGTGATTGTCGATCGTATGCCTGCCGCCGCTCCTTGA
- a CDS encoding winged helix-turn-helix domain-containing protein has product MLRDHAGHRLLPHHQSNRGVMLTEKQETCFLLEHWRVNVAARQLESEECTVPLEPLVMAILHYLCTHPMEIVSSETLLAECWGNTAAGDNPVHKAIAVLRKALGDSSRSPRYIETIRMRGYRLVARVQLLSEYGPRDYLDAWGRGSPFMGLASFDSQHAGVFFGRDGAIAELYERLAQQLSRGFPMVVVLGASGSGKTSLVQAGLIPLLQQKRALRSAELAISSYSVLDLADSEREDLFCLMAGSMLDWDSHGQAILSGYSIDDLAKQLRDDMPGVIRHLRLGLAPLREQSAMPLLVLDSLESLFTKAPPSVLEPWLVALGDLIRSRLILVIALCRNDFYASLTQHPIFMEDKTAQAHMDLLPPNFEALAQIVRLPAQAAGLHYGRDPSGLQRLDDRICGDALHARDSLPLLQYTLQTLYEAQEPGGLLSWAAYDALGGLEGAITTRAEAILNSLPEAQQNAFPLLLPKLISTSAADTTPTARWCAHTELQSAIEQSLVEALVEARLLTTAQYHGARSFRLAHEALLRRWQRIINWLNQHKSALIIRDELSSWVNRWLAAERAKAFLLPNGQTLWKAQSTKEQFPFLFTGEMGEYLRLSCSSIQRRDWLRRSAAFGAICLTVLAVLAAVRYARVAEMAEHREWQSRRLSSFMLGELADRLRPIGKLDLLESVGDEGLSVLGALPMENEAPQDVLQRAKSLVVIAEVHSTRGKGSIATAIRSLDEADRLLALLEARQGVLLGDYYKILGASAFWRGQIAFDQGNLPEAEKAMLAYRDASLRWQKAKPADRDAGKELGFALNSLGSIAVRGMRWEEAGRYFESALAAKQAALAAQPGDAELIHGVVNAQSWLSQSKHALGQDEQALALSDAALKLEYGLYQAKPDEKMRLHELAVMNVRRSEALTGLGRYDEAIAALEQGGAWLTQAVENDRHNLRWRAERVHLAAGLLLIRLEQDPARSVRSELDSLHVLIDTEAEALDKQARLQKETLIRMAVIEVGIGLREKQWDFTKVQIDTSSKMLDELLRQSNPSWQNIELIARLALLHKQWLRQAPAAAQAVGESCQQIKIQDRQMARLANAAIVLKARNAASPCFAKSPLAQAKGFE; this is encoded by the coding sequence TTGCTGCGCGACCATGCCGGCCACCGGTTGCTGCCCCATCATCAGTCCAATAGAGGCGTGATGCTTACAGAAAAGCAGGAGACCTGTTTTTTACTGGAACACTGGCGGGTCAATGTGGCCGCACGCCAGCTCGAAAGCGAGGAATGCACCGTTCCGCTTGAGCCGCTGGTCATGGCTATCCTGCACTATCTCTGTACTCACCCGATGGAGATCGTCTCTTCCGAGACGCTGCTGGCCGAGTGCTGGGGCAATACGGCCGCCGGCGATAACCCGGTACACAAAGCCATCGCGGTACTGCGCAAGGCGCTGGGCGACTCCTCCCGATCTCCTCGCTACATCGAGACCATCCGTATGCGCGGTTATCGGCTGGTGGCGCGGGTACAGCTGCTCTCGGAATATGGTCCCAGAGACTATCTGGATGCCTGGGGACGCGGCTCTCCATTCATGGGCTTGGCTTCGTTCGACTCGCAGCATGCCGGCGTGTTCTTTGGGCGGGATGGCGCAATCGCTGAATTGTATGAGCGATTGGCGCAGCAGCTGTCGCGGGGCTTTCCCATGGTGGTGGTGCTGGGTGCCAGCGGCTCGGGCAAAACCTCCCTGGTCCAGGCCGGATTGATCCCGCTGCTGCAGCAAAAGCGCGCGCTGCGCTCCGCCGAGCTGGCTATCAGTTCGTACTCCGTGCTGGATCTTGCCGATAGCGAGCGCGAGGATCTCTTCTGCCTCATGGCGGGAAGCATGCTGGACTGGGACTCCCATGGGCAGGCGATCTTGTCCGGTTACAGCATTGATGACTTGGCAAAGCAATTACGCGACGATATGCCGGGAGTCATCCGGCATCTTCGGCTGGGCCTGGCGCCGCTTCGCGAGCAAAGCGCCATGCCCTTGCTGGTGCTCGATAGCCTCGAATCATTGTTCACCAAAGCGCCGCCAAGCGTTCTCGAGCCATGGCTCGTCGCGCTTGGCGACTTGATCCGCAGCCGGCTGATCCTCGTCATTGCGCTGTGCCGCAATGATTTTTACGCGAGCTTGACGCAGCACCCGATTTTTATGGAGGACAAGACCGCGCAGGCGCATATGGACCTGCTGCCTCCCAATTTTGAAGCGTTGGCCCAGATCGTGCGCCTCCCGGCGCAGGCAGCCGGCTTACACTATGGCCGTGATCCCAGCGGCTTGCAGCGGCTGGATGACCGAATCTGCGGTGATGCGCTGCACGCGCGGGACTCCTTGCCGCTGCTGCAATATACGCTGCAAACGCTATACGAGGCGCAAGAGCCAGGCGGGCTCTTGAGCTGGGCCGCCTATGATGCGCTGGGCGGACTTGAGGGCGCCATTACCACGCGGGCAGAGGCGATTCTTAACAGCCTGCCGGAAGCCCAGCAAAACGCCTTTCCCTTATTGTTGCCGAAACTAATCAGTACCAGCGCAGCAGATACCACGCCCACGGCCCGCTGGTGCGCCCATACCGAACTCCAAAGCGCCATCGAACAAAGCCTGGTGGAAGCCTTGGTGGAAGCACGTCTCCTGACTACCGCCCAATATCATGGCGCGCGCAGTTTCCGCTTGGCGCACGAGGCCTTGTTAAGGCGCTGGCAACGCATCATCAATTGGCTGAACCAGCACAAATCGGCCTTGATTATCCGCGACGAATTGTCCAGCTGGGTGAACCGCTGGCTGGCGGCGGAGCGAGCCAAGGCCTTCCTGCTGCCTAATGGCCAAACACTATGGAAGGCGCAGTCGACCAAGGAGCAATTCCCGTTCTTATTCACTGGCGAAATGGGGGAATACCTGCGCTTGTCATGCTCAAGCATTCAGCGCAGGGACTGGCTGCGCCGCAGCGCGGCGTTCGGCGCCATCTGCCTGACCGTACTGGCGGTGCTGGCGGCCGTGCGCTATGCGCGCGTGGCGGAAATGGCGGAACATCGGGAGTGGCAAAGCCGGCGTTTGTCGTCCTTCATGCTGGGTGAATTGGCCGACCGCTTGCGGCCGATCGGCAAACTCGACTTGCTGGAGAGTGTGGGCGATGAGGGCTTATCGGTATTAGGTGCGCTGCCGATGGAGAATGAAGCGCCGCAAGATGTTCTGCAGCGCGCCAAGTCCCTTGTCGTCATCGCCGAGGTGCATAGCACGCGCGGCAAAGGCAGTATTGCGACAGCCATCCGGTCTTTGGACGAAGCGGACCGCTTGCTAGCCTTGCTGGAAGCCAGGCAAGGCGTTCTCCTGGGTGACTACTACAAGATACTCGGGGCCAGCGCCTTCTGGCGCGGCCAGATTGCCTTTGACCAGGGCAATCTGCCAGAGGCAGAAAAAGCCATGCTGGCTTATCGCGACGCCAGTCTGCGCTGGCAAAAGGCGAAACCAGCTGACAGGGACGCCGGCAAGGAATTGGGCTTTGCCCTCAATAGCCTGGGGTCGATCGCCGTGCGCGGGATGCGCTGGGAAGAAGCGGGCAGGTATTTCGAGTCGGCCCTGGCAGCCAAGCAAGCGGCTTTGGCTGCGCAGCCAGGGGATGCCGAGCTGATACATGGCGTGGTCAATGCGCAGTCCTGGCTCTCCCAAAGCAAACATGCGCTCGGGCAGGACGAACAAGCACTGGCGCTTTCCGATGCAGCGCTGAAGCTGGAGTATGGACTGTACCAAGCCAAACCGGACGAAAAAATGCGGCTGCATGAACTTGCAGTCATGAATGTCCGCCGCTCCGAGGCGCTCACCGGCCTTGGCCGTTATGACGAGGCAATCGCCGCGCTTGAACAAGGCGGGGCGTGGCTCACGCAGGCGGTGGAAAACGATCGCCACAATCTGAGATGGCGGGCGGAGCGCGTGCACCTGGCAGCGGGCCTGTTGCTGATCAGGCTTGAACAAGATCCCGCGCGGTCGGTTCGTTCGGAACTGGATAGCTTGCATGTTCTGATCGATACCGAAGCCGAAGCGCTGGACAAGCAAGCTCGCCTTCAAAAAGAAACGCTGATCAGAATGGCTGTCATTGAGGTGGGCATCGGCTTGCGCGAAAAACAGTGGGACTTTACCAAGGTGCAAATCGATACTTCGTCAAAAATGCTGGACGAGCTGCTAAGGCAGTCCAATCCCAGTTGGCAAAACATAGAGTTGATCGCGCGCCTGGCCTTGTTGCACAAGCAATGGCTAAGGCAAGCTCCCGCTGCGGCGCAAGCTGTGGGCGAGTCCTGCCAGCAAATCAAGATCCAGGATCGGCAAATGGCTCGGCTGGCGAATGCGGCCATTGTTCTCAAGGCGCGTAATGCGGCATCCCCGTGTTTTGCTAAATCGCCTTTGGCGCAGGCCAAGGGCTTTGAGTGA
- a CDS encoding GNAT family N-acetyltransferase encodes MFSNVVHDFWQETFSGDSILYADEQLQITSNPALDGDEHGMILEPHAGKTLITLKPELASRLDIAGSGRWSLDLLRRRVAAIGCALYGTDNLFYFPAADLAPLMQEAIPGEIRQLSQDDQGIFAEFCAGATEEDLDAAYVELDHWLVFGAFEQERLVCAGSMYAWMDSDIADFGMLTLPPFRGKGHGRRLVRAISQTALQLGFHPQYRCQLDNQASIAAARAAGLQLYGKWDFVV; translated from the coding sequence TTGTTTTCCAACGTTGTGCACGACTTCTGGCAAGAGACTTTTTCCGGCGACAGCATCCTGTATGCCGACGAACAGCTTCAGATCACCAGCAATCCCGCTCTGGATGGGGATGAACATGGCATGATTCTGGAACCGCATGCGGGCAAAACCCTGATCACGCTAAAGCCGGAACTGGCCAGCCGGCTCGATATCGCGGGCAGCGGCCGCTGGTCCCTCGACCTGCTGCGCCGGCGCGTGGCCGCCATCGGCTGTGCCTTGTATGGCACGGACAATCTGTTCTATTTCCCCGCCGCCGATTTAGCGCCGCTCATGCAGGAAGCCATCCCCGGTGAAATACGGCAGCTGTCGCAGGATGACCAAGGTATCTTTGCCGAGTTCTGCGCGGGCGCGACGGAGGAGGATCTGGACGCGGCCTATGTCGAACTGGATCACTGGCTGGTGTTCGGCGCCTTCGAGCAGGAACGGTTGGTCTGCGCCGGCAGCATGTATGCCTGGATGGACTCCGATATCGCCGACTTCGGCATGCTGACCTTGCCGCCATTCCGAGGCAAAGGCCATGGCCGCCGTCTGGTCCGCGCCATCAGCCAGACCGCATTGCAGCTCGGCTTCCACCCCCAGTACCGCTGCCAGCTCGACAACCAAGCCTCCATCGCCGCCGCCCGCGCCGCAGGCTTGCAGCTGTACGGGAAGTGGGACTTTGTAGTCTAG
- the lnt gene encoding apolipoprotein N-acyltransferase translates to MLIAAGILASAALSAMYVRGGWLLGFVLLAPWLRALDGSRTWASTLACAYAMSVAFTAAVFAWFGIAFGRYTQVGELAGLAVLLLCAPLFQPQFFAFALVRHACTSRYGLALRALAAAAAWVAAERLLPRLLSDTLGYGLYPSPLLRQAADVGGGAGLTLLLLLANEGIAAAHARWPGGWRAALRPAALAALAPLLLAGYGLLTLSGSPASAAKPLRMGLVQANMVDYEGLRRLRGAHAVVREVLDRHFAMSYDAVVRQRADAVLWSETAYPTTFGQPKSEAGAEFDREILANVNAAGVPFVFGTYDRDSAGEYNAAAFVQPGAGLLGFYRKTRLFPFTEYVPAWLDGDALRRLLPWTGNWQPGNGARVFPLRLADGREVPVLPLICLDDVDAHLAIDGARLGAQAILTMSNDSWFSKEREGARLHQVAAAFRSIETRLPQFRVTSNGYSAAIDAGGAILAGTAMGEPALVIADLPLRRPAPTLMVRWGDWVGLAAGAFLLLLGIRSMSIWPRHAGQLPDVPPAIALPAKVVLLPPFARFAAGALRTAARMGLLGMGAALLLDDSLRINTLAQIRIFAACFLAPEAAALCVLFAFRARAEFSHGRLVLSRGAQRIELALQDIAAAELWRLPFPGPGLALRLASGQRWRYGLALAEPVAFAAAMAGAGGPPMAQKTRALQAAVQGGAGLRHRWLDHPLNKFVLLPLVLAIPAFTLHQHIAYGSAFGEYYSFGLKAYLSAFALWWAAWSIGVVLSAALLRAAIEAATLLAVLLRPKQAIGTRLWLERGGYAMLYLGMPAWLLVKLSGL, encoded by the coding sequence ATGCTCATCGCGGCGGGCATTCTGGCCAGTGCGGCCCTGTCGGCCATGTATGTGCGCGGCGGATGGCTGCTCGGCTTCGTGCTGCTGGCGCCTTGGCTGCGCGCGCTGGATGGCAGCCGCACTTGGGCCTCCACGCTGGCCTGCGCCTATGCGATGTCGGTGGCCTTCACGGCGGCCGTTTTCGCCTGGTTCGGCATCGCGTTTGGACGCTACACGCAGGTTGGCGAACTCGCAGGCCTGGCCGTGCTGCTGCTTTGCGCACCGCTATTCCAGCCGCAGTTTTTCGCTTTCGCACTGGTGCGCCATGCATGCACAAGCCGCTACGGCCTGGCGCTGCGGGCGCTGGCGGCCGCGGCGGCCTGGGTGGCGGCGGAAAGGCTGCTGCCAAGGCTGCTCAGCGACACGCTCGGTTATGGCTTGTACCCATCGCCGCTGCTGCGCCAGGCGGCCGATGTGGGCGGTGGGGCGGGGCTGACATTGCTGCTCCTGCTGGCCAATGAAGGCATCGCGGCGGCGCACGCGCGTTGGCCCGGCGGCTGGCGCGCTGCACTCCGGCCTGCCGCGCTGGCGGCGCTGGCGCCCTTGCTGCTGGCGGGTTATGGCTTACTTACATTGTCCGGCAGCCCGGCGTCCGCTGCCAAGCCTTTGCGCATGGGATTGGTGCAGGCGAATATGGTTGACTATGAAGGCCTGCGCCGGTTAAGGGGGGCGCATGCCGTCGTGCGCGAGGTGCTCGACCGGCATTTCGCCATGAGTTACGACGCCGTGGTGCGGCAGCGCGCGGACGCGGTGTTGTGGTCGGAGACGGCCTATCCCACCACCTTCGGCCAGCCCAAGAGCGAAGCCGGCGCCGAATTCGATCGCGAGATCCTGGCCAATGTGAACGCCGCGGGCGTGCCGTTCGTGTTCGGCACCTATGATCGCGACAGCGCCGGCGAATACAACGCGGCCGCCTTCGTGCAGCCCGGCGCCGGCCTGCTGGGCTTCTATCGCAAGACAAGGCTGTTCCCCTTCACCGAGTACGTGCCGGCCTGGCTGGATGGGGATGCCTTGCGGCGCCTGCTGCCATGGACCGGCAACTGGCAGCCGGGCAACGGCGCACGCGTTTTCCCGCTGCGTCTTGCCGATGGCCGCGAGGTGCCCGTGCTGCCCTTGATTTGCCTGGACGACGTCGATGCGCACCTGGCCATCGACGGCGCCCGCCTTGGCGCGCAGGCCATCCTCACCATGTCGAACGACTCATGGTTCAGCAAGGAGCGGGAGGGGGCGCGCCTGCACCAGGTGGCGGCGGCCTTCCGCAGCATCGAAACGCGTCTGCCGCAATTTCGCGTCACCAGCAACGGCTACAGCGCGGCCATCGACGCCGGCGGCGCCATCCTTGCCGGAACCGCCATGGGCGAACCCGCCCTGGTGATTGCCGACCTGCCGCTGCGCCGGCCCGCGCCGACGCTGATGGTGAGGTGGGGCGACTGGGTCGGCCTCGCCGCCGGCGCCTTCCTGCTCTTGCTGGGGATAAGAAGCATGTCCATATGGCCAAGGCATGCAGGGCAGCTTCCCGATGTGCCGCCTGCCATTGCCTTGCCGGCCAAGGTCGTGCTGCTGCCGCCTTTCGCCCGTTTTGCTGCCGGTGCGCTGCGCACTGCCGCGCGCATGGGGTTGCTGGGGATGGGCGCGGCGCTGCTGCTTGACGATTCTTTACGGATTAATACGCTGGCGCAGATCCGTATTTTTGCCGCTTGCTTCCTGGCTCCGGAGGCGGCTGCATTGTGCGTATTGTTCGCCTTCAGGGCGCGTGCGGAATTCAGCCACGGCCGCCTGGTGCTGAGCCGTGGCGCGCAGCGTATCGAACTGGCTTTGCAGGATATCGCCGCGGCCGAGCTATGGCGCCTGCCGTTTCCCGGCCCTGGACTGGCATTGCGTCTGGCATCGGGCCAGCGTTGGCGCTATGGCCTGGCGCTGGCCGAACCTGTCGCCTTTGCCGCCGCCATGGCCGGCGCCGGCGGTCCGCCGATGGCGCAAAAAACGCGAGCGCTGCAGGCGGCGGTTCAAGGTGGCGCGGGCTTACGGCATCGTTGGCTCGACCATCCATTGAACAAATTCGTCCTGCTCCCGCTGGTACTCGCCATTCCGGCTTTCACTCTGCATCAGCATATCGCCTATGGCAGCGCCTTCGGCGAATACTACAGCTTCGGCCTGAAGGCTTACCTCAGCGCCTTCGCGCTATGGTGGGCGGCATGGTCCATCGGCGTGGTACTGAGCGCGGCGCTGCTGCGTGCCGCGATCGAGGCGGCAACGCTGCTGGCGGTGCTGCTGCGTCCCAAGCAAGCCATCGGCACGCGGCTTTGGCTGGAGCGCGGCGGCTACGCCATGCTGTATCTGGGCATGCCGGCCTGGCTGCTCGTCAAGCTCAGCGGGTTGTAA